One Spea bombifrons isolate aSpeBom1 chromosome 1, aSpeBom1.2.pri, whole genome shotgun sequence DNA window includes the following coding sequences:
- the LOC128494822 gene encoding uncharacterized protein LOC128494822, translated as MTDTETEDSDEHAQQCLELPRRSRTHRRLPNVPTSQKTESLSLTEVLTQLSKSVVQASNEHNYKRLKTFSGIMPVPAGEEGFVLWKSNVTQALNEWTCTEESKRLRLIEGLRSSASELIKYHLLRFPNSPADDLLKVLDHTYGEESEEEELRLQYAATVQQEKETLTSYLIRLELMLGKLFEKAVITSDQFDEYRRRQILRGTLPNDPIATALVSLLRAKGLLDYAETMKEAKIIHKQFDHILKHQEGIAKSSSHETQKTPKTKLPTGVLNKEETIVQSSKKSSQISPQPGKKGEFKCFSCGQVGHISTKCPLKDSLFAEGLVVDPGPACGRRLKNRWFGRKKFSGNHLVENPRVGPKSLVSLVIEGIPSFALLDTGSQVTIVFRSFYEEHLSHLPISPANDVKLWGLGSQAYPVEGVIKVQIVIPQLDTGKECPMLVEALVCPNRSRPGVPIILGTNTQMVRDVFRVYLKEMGNSCLNKLNELEPALRQECHRLALEAGTGQFHYWGPTPVDLQPGEMKSITAVAVLREGMLSGECQFCLESLPEEDSTKGWTIMPKVKDWRRKKIDVFAVTIHNRSPTGVRIEHCQKLGVIHLLEEVRPISSLTVGLSQDSLPELKFDLEGTSLPAEWKDRLQRALQAREEVFSKGDMDVGCAMSAQHAIRLNDSTPFRERSRRIAPRDIEDVRDILHEMEEAGIIQESRSPYASPIVVVRKKNGSVRLCIDYRTLNKRTIPDQYTLPRIEDLLNALNGSRWFSVLDLRSGYYQVPMKVEDQEKTAFICPLGFFQFTRMPQGVTGAPATFQRLMERTLGDMSPRECLVYLDDIIVFGRTPEEHEKRLLKVLDRLQREGLKLSLDKCKFAQTSVTYVGHIVSADGVATDPAKVEAVVNWPRPNNIEELRSFLGFCGYYRRFVEGYSKIARSLHDLLKGDSRKGAQRTAHSKEPIGVKWTPDCEEAFQLLKRKMTEAPVLAYADPNMSYILHVDASFEGLGGVLHQAYPEGLRPVAYISRSLTGSEKNYPVHKLEFLALKWAIVDKLHDYLYGAQFEVRTDNNPLTYILTTAKLDATGHRWLAALSNYDFSLKYKPGPKNVGADALSRRPGLPVTKEDEEWVEIPGPGVRALCQTSIVEDGWVNFSELRCIDSLSYTPKAIPEAMCLPITIPEWSVISLDEKKQAQAQDPVIGHLIKAVEKQDFKYVKKLPVELQTHFKREWSRFCIENGILFRVIQYHDHPGRKQLVLPQKFRGMVLRSLHDLHGHLGIDKTFGLIQDRFYWPYMRESVEMYCRRCRRCIQRKTLPTRAAPMGHLTSSGPMDLVCMDFLCIEPDSTGKSNVLVITDHFTRYAQAYPTKDQKAATVAKVLWQKFFTHYGFPKRLHSDQGRDFESRIIKETLRLLQIEKSRTTPYHPEGDALPERFNRTLLDMLGTLKDVEKRNWSQHVETLVHAYNCTRHESTGFSPYFLMFGREARLPIDIRLGVSSDGMSHTSHNQYVRNLKESLQRAYELAERATDKINENNKRRYDFKVRYKDIQPGDKVLLRNLGVPGKHKLADRWRDTLFEVISKVPGIPVYRIKGPEGRIKAWHRNHLLPIAFSDENSSSEEDTGEANTNSSIQPLSETDSDNPGEGPSGTSQTTDKKEATASSPERDWWTVPETQSVPPTSTPSPSSSSSGLNAESPSFVPHPPVRDSNSMEGSGQPQSNLGRCRRNRRPPRFLTYDTIGQPTYSQDPHTCTKLINVLHVLTEILNDRTSLY; from the coding sequence ATGACTGACACTGAAACAGAAGACAGTGATGAACATGCACAACAGTGTTTGGAACTGCCCAGAAGGAGCAGGACCCATAGGAGGCTTCCTAATGTTCCCACAAGTCAGAAGACAGAGAGCCTCTCCCTAACTGAAGTCTTAACCCAGTTATCTAAAAGTGTGGTCCAAGCATCTAATGAGCATAACTACAAAAGACTTAAAACTTTCTCTGGAATTATGCCGGTGCCAGCTGGGGAAGAAGGATTTGTCCTGTGGAAGAGTAATGTAACCCAAGCACTAAATGAGTGGACTTGTACTGAAGAGTCCAAACGACTGAGGTTGATCGAAGGCCTGAGATCTTCTGCATCAGAATTAATAAAGTATCACCTACTACGCTTCCCAAATTCTCCTGCTGATGATCTTTTAAAGGTGTTAGACCATACTTATGGTGAGGAGAGTGAAGAGGAGGAGCTCCGTTTACAATATGCTGCCACAGTTCAACAGGAGAAGGAAACCCTCACTTCCTATCTCATACGATTAGAATTAATGCTAGGGAAGTTGTTTGAGAAGGCTGTTATCACATCAGATCAGTTTGATGAATACAGGAGGAGGCAAATCCTAAGAGGGACTTTACCAAATGATCCTATAGCTACAGCTTTGGTCAGCCTTCTACGCGCTAAGGGATTGTTGGATTATGCTGAAACAATGAAAGAAgccaaaataatacataaacaatTTGACCATATCCTAAAACATCAGGAAGGCATAGCGAAATCATCATCACATGAAACCCAGAAAACACCTAAGACAAAATTACCAACAGGTGTATTAAACAAGGAAGAAACCATAGTTCAAAGCTCTAAAAAGAGTTCTCAAATCTCTCCTCAGCCAGGGAAGAAAGgagaatttaaatgttttagctgTGGGCAAGTGGGACATATCTCTACCAAATGTCCCTTGAAGGATTCTCTTTTTGCTGAGGGCCTAGTTGTTGACCCAGGCCCGGCATGTGGCAGACGCTTGAAGAATAGATGGTTTGGAAGGAAGAAGTTCTCTGGTAACCACTTGGTTGAGAATCCTAGAGTAGGGCCAAAATCCCTTGTATCTCTTGTGATTGAAGGCATCCCTTCTTTTGCCCTCCTCGACACTGGATCTCAAGTAACAATAGTCTTCCGGTCCTTTTATGAGGAGCATCTAAGCCATTTACCAATATCACCAGCTAATGATGTGAAATTGTGGGGGCTGGGTTCTCAAGCTTACCCCGTCGAGGGCGTAATTAAAGTACAGATTGTGATCCCTCAATTGGACACTGGGAAAGAATGCCCTATGCTAGTGGAGGCTTTGGTGTGCCCAAATCGAAGTCGTCCTGGGGTTCCCATCATATTGGGGACTAATACTCAGATGGTGAGAGATGTGTTTCGAGTTTACTTGAAGGAAATGGGAAATTCCTGCTTAAACAAATTGAATGAACTAGAACCAGCTCTGAGGCAAGAGTGTCACCGACTAGCCCTTGAAGCCGGAACAGGTCAGTTCCATTATTGGGGACCAACGCCTGTTGACCTTCAACCAGGGGAAATGAAATCCATTACTGCTGTTGCAGTTTTACGGGAAGGAATGCTATCTGGGGAGTGTCAGTTTTGTCTAGAGTCTCTTCCTGAAGAGGATTCAACTAAAGGCTGGACTATCATGCCCAAGGTAAAAGactggagaagaaaaaaaattgatgtgTTTGCAGTAACCATTCACAATCGGTCACCAACTGGTGTACGCATAGAACATTGCCAGAAGCTGGGAGTTATCCATCTTTTGGAAGAAGTAAGGCCCATTTCATCTCTGACAGTTGGATTGAGCCAAGATTCTCTTCCAGAGTTGAAATTTGATTTAGAAGGTACCAGTCTACCTGCAGAATGGAAAGATAGACTACAAAGGGCCCTTCAGGCTAGGGAAGAAGTTTTCTCTAAAGGGGATATGGATGTAGGATGTGCCATGAGTGCCCAGCACGCCATTCGGCTAAATGATTCTACCCCATTTAGAGAGAGATCTCGAAGGATAGCTCCTCGAGACATTGAGGATGTAAGAGATATCCTTCATGAGATGGAGGAAGCAGGAATCATCCAAGAATCAAGAAGCCCATATGCATCACCTATAGTAGTGgtcagaaagaaaaatgggtCAGTACGTCTTTGTATTGATTACCGTACACTGAACAAGAGAACTATTCCTGATCAATATACCTTGCCAAGAATAGAAGATCTTTTGAATGCCTTGAATGGCAGCCGGTGGTTCAGTGTCTTAGACCTACGCTCTGGATACTATCAGGTTCCTATGAAGGTGGAGGATCAAGAAAAAACAGCTTTTATTTGCCCTTTAGGATTCTTCCAATTTACTCGCATGCCTCAAGGCGTTACCGGAGCTCCTGCAACTTTTCAGCGATTGATGGAGAGAACTCTAGGAGATATGAGCCCTAGGGAATGTCTAGTTTATCTGGACGATATAATTGTGTTTGGAAGAACCCCTGAAGAGCATGAGAAACGACTATTAAAAGTATTGGATCGTCTACAAAGAGAAGGCCTGAAGTTGTCTCTTGATAAGTGTAAATTTGCCCAGACTTCTGTGACATATGTTGGGCACATTGTATCAGCAGATGGTGTTGCCACAGACCCAGCCAAAGTAGAAGCTGTTGTCAACTGGCCTAGGCCCAACAACATTGAAGAATTGCGTTCCTTTTTGGGATTTTGTGGCTACTACCGCCGTTTTGTAGAAGGCTATTCAAAGATAGCCCGAAGCCTCCATGACCTCCTGAAAGGGGACTCTAGGAAGGGAGCGCAAAGGACTGCTCACTCCAAGGAACCTATCGGAGTGAAATGGACTCCGGATTGTGAAGAGGCTTTCCAACTGCTCAAGAGAAAGATGACTGAAGCACCTGTATTAGCTTATGCTGATCCCAATATGTCATATATTCTCCATGTAGATGCAAGTTTTGAAGGACTAGGAGGGGTTCTCCATCAGGCGTACCCTGAAGGCCTAAGGCCAGTAGCATATATTAGTCGGAGTCTTACTGGAAGTGAAAAGAACTACCCAGTACACAAGTTGGAGTTTCTTGCTCTGAAATGGGCTATTGTGGACAAATTGCATGACTATTTGTATGGTGCCCAGTTTGAAGTGAGGACAGACAATAACCCTCTCACCTACATCTTAACCACAGCTAAGTTGGATGCCACAGGACACCGGTGGCTAGCAGCCCTATCTAACTATGATTTCTCTTTAAAATACAAGCCAGGTCCTAAAAATGTGGGAGCAGATGCTCTATCTAGGAGGCCTGGATTACCTGTTACCAAAGAAGATGAGGAGTGGGTTGAGATTCCAGGCCCAGGAGTCAGAGCCCTATGTCAGACCTCTATTGTGGAAGATGGATGGGTCAATTTTTCTGAGTTAAGATGTATTGATTCTCTTAGTTACACACCCAAGGCAATTCCTGAAGCCATGTGCCTTCCAATTACTATCCCTGAATGGTCTGTTATCAGTTTAGATGAGAAAAAACAAGCTCAAGCTCAAGACCCAGTAATCGGCCATCTCATAAAAGCTGTGGAAAAGCAGGATTTCAAGTATGTAAAGAAATTGCCTGTCGAACTACAAACCCATTTTAAAAGGGAGTGGAGTCGATTCTGTATTGAGAATGGAATCCTATTCAGAGTCATACAATACCATGATCACCCTGGTCGAAAACAGTTGGTTCTTCCCCAAAAGTTCAGAGGAATGGTGCTCAGATCCCTACATGACCTCCATGGCCATTTAGGAATTGATAAGACTTTCGGCCTAATCCAGGATCGATTCTACTGGCCTTACATGAGAGAGTCTGTGGAGATGTATTGCCGAAGGTGTAGAAGATGCATCCAGCGGAAGACTTTGCCTACTCGTGCTGCCCCCATGGGTCACCTAACAAGTTCTGGCCCTATGGACTTAGTATGTATGGACTTCCTATGCATCGAACCTGACTCTACTGGTAAGAGCAACGTGTTAGTGATTACAGATCATTTTACTCGATATGCTCAAGCTTACCCCACCAAGGATCAGAAGGCAGCCACCGTCGCTAAAGTGTTATGGCAGAAATTCTTtacccattatggttttcctAAACGATTGCATTCAGACCAAGGTCGAGATTTTGAAAGCCGAATAATTAAAGAAACGCTGAGATTGTTACAGATTGAGAAAAGTAGAACGACTCCATATCACCCTGAAGGAGATGCTCTTCCAGAGAGATTCAATCGAACTCTATTGGACATGCTGGGCACTCTCAAGGATGTGGAGAAGAGGAATTGGAGTCAACATGTAGAAACTCTCGTCCACGCTTATAATTGTACCAGACATGAATCCACTgggttttctccttactttctgaTGTTTGGCCGGGAGGCAAGGTTGCCCATTGATATCCGTTTAGGAGTGTCTTCTGATGGTATGAGCCATACTTCTCATAATCAATATGTTAGGAATCTGAAAGAGAGTTTACAGAGGGCCTATGAGTTGGCTGAGCGAGCTACCGACAAGATTAATGAAAATAACAAGCGGAGATATGACTTCAAAGTACGTTACAAAGACATCCAACCTGGAGATAAAGTACTCTTGAGAAACCTGGGAGTTCCAGGGAAACATAAATTAGCAGATCGCTGGAGAGATACTCTCTTTGAGGTTATTTCCAAAGTTCCCGGAATTCCTGTGTATCGAATCAAAGGGCCTGAGGGTAGGATCAAAGCTTGGCATAGAAATCACCTATTACCTATTGCCTTCTCTGATGAAAATTCTAGTTCTGAGGAAGACACTGGTGAAGCCAATACAAATTCTAGCATACAGCCTCTTTCAGAAACTGACTCAGACAACCCTGGAGAAGGTCCCAGTGGGACATCGCAAACTACTGATAAAAAAGAAGCTACTGCTTCCAGCCCTGAAAGAGATTGGTGGACAGTGCCAGAAACACAGTCGGTGCCTCCTACCtctactccctctccttcttcctCCTCATCCGGATTGAATGCTGAGAGTCCCAGCTTTGTTCCCCATCCACCAGTCAGGGACTCTAACTCTATGGAAGGATCTGGGCAACCACAGAGCAACCTGGGGAGATGCAGAAGAAATAGGAGACCCCCAAGATTCTTGACCTATGATACCATTGGGCAACCCACCTATTCTCAGGACCCCCACACTTGCACTAAATTAATCAATGTATTGCATGTTTTGACTGAAATATTGAATGATAGAACTTCATTGTATTAG